The genomic interval AGCAATTTGCCACAATAACACATTGTTGAGGTCGGAAAGCTCCTATTAAATCTATCGCATTTGTATGAAATAATGGAGGTTAAATCGTGAGAAAACCAAACAATTCAGATTAATTCACATCCTCCTGATATACGCCATTTTTTACTCTTTCAAATAGCTACTGTATAAAAGGTAGCAATATGAATATCAAAGACCATCCTTTCGTACCAAATGAGACCCTTCATCCACCAATAGAAATTTACAACACTCTCGAGACTCGCTTTTAGCTGTATCTCTGTTCTCAAGTAATATGGAAGAACTCTgtatacttgtatgtactgtatgtgtAAGTCGCAATGCCGGGCAAGAATTACTGAGTTGATCGAGGCTTGATCTTGCACAGTTCTGTAAGTTCCCACGGTCGGAACACAGGCTCGCCTCTCCTCCTACTGTTGATTGGAGACTCTCGGACCTTTGCCCTCGAATCTCTCTCACTCTTCCCAAATCTATTATGCTAGCTACTGATTGACCTGCggctggttctggttcaTTCTCTCGTCCTCGGGCTTCCATGAACCGGAAAACAGATGCTTGACAAAGGCCAGCGGGTCGTCTGTATCTTTGGCGCCAAACTGGTCGACACCGGGAGAGAACGACGTCACGGGCAGAACCAACACGTCCGACACGTGCTTGGGggtcttgaggttgaaaaAGTCCTTGATGCCGACCTGCGACTTGAGTCCCGACTTCTTTCGGTCGTTGAAGTAGTCGAAGACAGAGTCGGTCCACACTCCGGGCCCGGTCCAGTCCATGATCTCGCTGCCATCGGTCTTGTCGCCAGCCATCTCCAGAGTACCACttcgcttcttggccagcgtcttctccacgaTTCGGGCCACAATGTCTCGCAGAACGGGGTGACCGGGTTTGGCCTGGATTGTCCACTGGCACAGCTGGATTCGTCGAGCGTACCACTCCTTCCAGTCGGGTCGGTCGGGATCGGCCTCAATACCGACAATCAGACCAACAGTGGAAGGGGAGACCTCATCAGGGATCCAGTTGGGGATGGGCTTGAGGTCCTCAGTGTCGACATCGGAGTAGACACCTCCCCGAGCCAGCAGAACCAGGTAACGGAAGAAGTCGGCCCGCAGAATGTTTTTAGGCATGGCCTTGTAcgcctccaccacctcagGGATCTGAGCATACAGGTGCTGTACAAACATTGCTGCTGCGTCATCGGTCAGCACCTCGTGGACAAAGCTGGGGTTCTTCTCCGTCCAAGTTCGGATCGGCTGTCGGATCGTGTCGGGCGTGTCGTCGGTGATCTCGTCCTTCCACGTCTGCCAGATGAAGGCAGGGAACTTTTTGTACGTCTCGTAGGGGAAGGTGTATGCGAGTTTTTCTCTGAGCGACGCTCCCTGGGGAGGAGTTCGAAGACGTTggatctccttctccagcacccGGTTTTCGGTCTCCAGCTCGctgagcttcttgttgaacGAATCGAACCGCTTGGCCGCGGCtgcctcctgctccttgagcgCCTTTTCCGTCTCCGCCCGCATCTTGTAGATTTTGTTTTCGAAAGCGGACATATCGCCGGGCAGTAGCACCGTGGGGGCAATTTTTTCACTGGACCCGAAAAACAGGAAGCACACGGTCGCGACCGCGAGCCCCAGCAAAATCACCCGTCGAGCTGTGATGAGAGCCATGGTGTGACGAAGTATCGAGTGGGTGTCGACGTGCGATGTCACTAGAGTTGATGTACGTGTAAAGTTACGCGAGTTTGTGTGTAGcgtggtgtgtgtgtgtgtgcgtCTTCTCCGAGACAATTAACATGAAGTAACATGCGAGAGATTAACACGATAAGAGGGATTGGATGGCTATTTATATTTTGAGGATGTTGTAGCCACCTCGTTGCATTCATTCTGTCATTAAATCTACTTCAACATGTACTGGTAACTACTTATACCTCTCGCCTACGAATGTTGTATTGCACCCATCTCACGCAAAAGAAACATAAAGGCACACACCGAGAGCAAAAAACGGttcataaaaaaaaaaaattaagaaaaaaaaaaataagaAAAGAAAGTCCGCAGATGCAAAAAGTCGACAGGAATAAAAACTCCCAAAAATAGACCCTCTTCATATATTATAGGTGACAGCGATAAAAAGGCGACATCAATGGGTGCTAGAGACGTGATAGCGACAGGAAAAATAGTTCAATTAAATACCCCAATTGTGAAGATTCTAACGGTATAAACAATATCACATTATTCAAAGTCCATCATCATAAACTAAGCAGCATCACACAGTTAAACCAATAGCGTTCATTTCGCCTGTCCTATTACCTGTGTCTTACAGTGCGTATACAACCTATAACAACTTGTTGTAACATTACAATGTAACGAAACAGATCCCAAAGACCCAAAAACAAGGAGATCATTACTCAGCCATTCAGCCGTTCTATTGCCAAAACAACCTcggagctacagtacttgtacgagtatgacGCAGCCAACAAAGTTGTGCCGCGCCAGCTGGCTGTGCTGCATCATACATGTAGGAACAACTGTTGACTTGTACAGCCTACAAGGAACTAGAAAATAAGGGGTAATGTCACGTGCCCATTgtgtggtcacgtgatctcaGCTTTGAATAGATTTGGATCATTTCACTGTGACAATATTGTGCAAGTTCCAACTTATGACATACTGAAAGTGAGTAAGATAACGCTCAACGGTCATTGGTTACACATTACTTGGTTGCTTTGTTGTACTAATATACTGTCTGTATTGGTTCTATTCGTTAATTGATATCGGAAAACAACTTTAAGGCCTCAACAACCACCTCATCCTGCATTCGAGGAGCAATCAACTGGATAGAAAGAGGAGCTCCTTCATACGTCTCGGGAGAATACAACGCCTGCCATTCGGCATCTAGCTTGTTTCGGGGCTTGAAGTCCTCCACAGGCTTGTCGGAAGCCTTGACAGACGAGTAAGGGACTGACACGGAAGTGTAATCCGCCAGATTCCAGTACGCTGTGTATCCCCAGTAGTTGCAAGTTCCAAACTTGAAGGCAGCTCCCGGCAGAACCGGGGTGATGAGCATGTCGATTCCAGCCTTGGTCCACTCGTGCATCAGGTTCCAACGGAAGGTGTCTCGTTGAGTGTGTGCTTTCCAGAGCTCCTCGATGTTGAATCGCTGGACGCTGGGGTTATTTAGAGCCATTTTGCTCATTTCAGTAAGAGATTCTCCAACACTGGACAGCTCTTCTTTGAGCTCTTTTCCTCCGTCGGGGAAGTATAGCGACGAGATGATATGGACGGCTCCAGATGGGTCGTAAGGAGTGAATGGAACCAGTTCGATCTCGACATGCTTGAAGCTCAACTTTTTGATCTTATCAAGGTACTCGTTGACAGCCCGAATGACAGGGGGATGGGGAGTAACGTAGCCGTCGTCAGCGTAGTAGCCCACTCTTAGCTTCTTCTTTTGAAATAGAGCTGGATTCCACATAGACCGTTCAGTGAAGGGGTCGTATCTCCAGACTTCTGCGTCCGACATGACCTTCATGAATaactccagcagcttcgGAGATGAAGTCAAGGGCCCAATACATGCCTTGATCGAGTCTGCTCCATGCATAACATAATCACAGCCCGTGTTTGTAATTCTTCCTACAGACGGACGAAGACCATAGACACCACAGCAAGCAGCTGGACCTCGAATTGAGCCTCCAATGTCAGTTCCGAGACCCAAAACAGACGCTCCAAGACCGACGATGGCTCCTTCACCCGAGGATGAGCCTCCAGACGTGAGATCTCGGTTATAGGGGTTGTAAGTCTTTCCATGGAGAGGCGACTCTGATTCCAGCGACATGAGAAATTGGGGACCGGTATTCGACAGTAAGGGTTAGCTCCGGCTTTGTAGAGTACTTTAAGGATGATAGCATTGTCCGGAGTGAtgttgttgatcttggaAGACACGGAAAAGTGGCAGGT from Yarrowia lipolytica chromosome 1F, complete sequence carries:
- a CDS encoding uncharacterized protein (Compare to YALI0F07260g, uniprot|Q70MH4 Yarrowia lipolytica Alpha 1 6 mannosyltransferase), whose translation is MALITARRVILLGLAVATVCFLFFGSSEKIAPTVLLPGDMSAFENKIYKMRAETEKALKEQEAAAAKRFDSFNKKLSELETENRVLEKEIQRLRTPPQGASLREKLAYTFPYETYKKFPAFIWQTWKDEITDDTPDTIRQPIRTWTEKNPSFVHEVLTDDAAAMFVQHLYAQIPEVVEAYKAMPKNILRADFFRYLVLLARGGVYSDVDTEDLKPIPNWIPDEVSPSTVGLIVGIEADPDRPDWKEWYARRIQLCQWTIQAKPGHPVLRDIVARIVEKTLAKKRSGTLEMAGDKTDGSEIMDWTGPGVWTDSVFDYFNDRKKSGLKSQVGIKDFFNLKTPKHVSDVLVLPVTSFSPGVDQFGAKDTDDPLAFVKHLFSGSWKPEDERMNQNQPQVNQ
- a CDS encoding uncharacterized protein (Converted to coding from non-coding YALI0F07282g, similar to uniprot|O59805 Schizosaccharomyces pombe Acetamidase and uniprot|P22580 Saccharomyces cerevisiae YDR242w AMD2 amidase), translating into MHGADSIKACIGPLTSSPKLLELFMKVMSDAEVWRYDPFTERSMWNPALFQKKKLRVGYYADDGYVTPHPPVIRAVNEYLDKIKKLSFKHVEIELVPFTPYDPSGAVHIISSLYFPDGGKELKEELSSVGESLTEMSKMALNNPSVQRFNIEELWKAHTQRDTFRWNLMHEWTKAGIDMLITPVLPGAAFKFGTCNYWGYTAYWNLADYTSVSVPYSSVKASDKPVEDFKPRNKLDAEWQALYSPETYEGAPLSIQLIAPRMQDEVVVEALKLFSDIN